One part of the Rutidosis leptorrhynchoides isolate AG116_Rl617_1_P2 chromosome 1, CSIRO_AGI_Rlap_v1, whole genome shotgun sequence genome encodes these proteins:
- the LOC139877498 gene encoding uncharacterized protein translates to MAERKVLNKYYPPDCDPAKIPRRRMPKNQQIKVRTMLPMSIRCSTFGNYIYKGTKFNSRKEDVIRETYLGIQIFRFYFKCTNCSAEITMKTDPKNYDYTLELGATRNFEPWCAEDEVGEEQKRKQDAEEMGDAMKSLENRTHDSKRVMNIFSALDELKSMKSRHARVSVDAMFEALQRSAPLQQKDKFEEECEALIKSIFQGSRNVVNRIDDDELEDDDDCNGEFSQKCSKKRKVSKSIVDIPTDYLISENLNNKKKFPNGSIVLKSSAIKFSVVKKPLEAKTQETEKEEKSKTTNNGLHSLYQQYGDSDEEEE, encoded by the coding sequence aTGGCAGAAAGGAAGGTATTGAATAAGTACTATCCACCGGATTGCGATCCGGCTAAAATTCCACGAAGGCGTATGCCCAAAAACCAACAGATTAAAGTGCGAACGATGCTTCCGATGAGCattcggtgtagcacttttggaaATTATATTTACAAGGGTACCAAGTTTAATTCACGTAAAGAAGACGTTATCAGAGAGACATATCTTGGAATTCAAATCTTCAGATTTTATTTCAAGTGCACAAACTGTTCAGCTGAGATTACCATGAAGACAGACCCTAAAAATTATGATTATACTCTCGAGTTGGGAGCTACAAGAAATTTTGAACCATGGTGTGCAGAAGATGAGGTGGGTGAGGAGCAGAAAAGGAAACAGGATGCTGAAGAGATGGGAGATGCAATGAAATCGTTGGAGAATAGAACACATGATTCAAAACGGGTGATGAACATTTTTTCTGCACTTGATGAATTGAAGTCTATGAAATCAAGGCATGCACGTGTAAGTGTTGATGCAATGTTTGAAGCCTTGCAGCGATCTGCTCCACTACAGCAAAAAGATAAGTTTGAAGAGGAGTGCGAAGCACTTATAAAATCTATCTTTCAGGGATCAAGAAATGTTGTCAACAGAATTGATGATGAtgaacttgaagatgatgatgattgcaaTGGTGAATTTTCACAAAAATGTTCTAAGAAGAGAAAGGTTTCCAAATCAATTGTTGATATCCCAACAGATTACTTGATAAGTGAGAAtttgaataataaaaaaaaatttccgaATGGCAGTATCGTGCTCAAGTCTTCGGCTATAAAGTTTTCTGTTGTGAAGAAGCCTTTAGAGGCCAAAACACAAGAAACTGAAAAAGAAGAGAAGTCGAAAACTACTAATAATGGACTACATTCATTATACCAACAGTACGGAGATAGTGATGAAGAAGAAGAGTAG
- the LOC139842282 gene encoding uncharacterized protein, which yields MAKWAIELGEHDIEFRVRHAIKGQVLADFIAETDSANEEDTKNSTQVITPKIENEEWKLYTDGASSSDGSGAGLMLVNPEGKEFTYALRFEFDTTNNEAEYEALLAKLRMAKELKILHLRAFVDSQLVSNQIKGTFEAK from the coding sequence atggccaaatgggccattgagttaggagaacatgacATTGAGTTCCGGGTCAGGCATGCAATCAAAGGACAAGTTCTAGCAGATTTCATCGCCGAAACAGATAGTGCAAATGAAGAGGACACGAAGAACTCAACCCAAGTCATCACCCCAAAGATCGAAAATGAAGAGTGGAAGTTGTACACCGACGGTGCATCAAGTTCCGATGGATCAGGTGCTGGTCTAATGTTAGTAAATCCCGAAGGAAAAGAGTTCACTTATGCACTTCGTTTCGAATTCGATACAACCAATAACGAAGCAGAGTACGAAGCTCTGCTAGCAAAATTGAGAATGGCGAAGGAATTAAAAATCCTTCATCTCCGAGCCTTCGTTGACTCACAGCTAGTGTCTAACCAGATCAAGGGCACCTTTGAAGCAAAGTAA